The genomic region AACGGGAGGTTAGCAGGGCACGGACTCTTGTAATCCGCATCAACCGAACAGCACCAGGTACGGGTGTCCGACATTGGCCAGACACCCGTAAAAAAGGTGACGCTCCATCTAGCTTCGGACTAAAATGCCACTTTTTGCTTTGGTCGCGCGGTTGGCACATTGTCGGTGCACAACTTTAACGTCAACACAGTACGTAAACGAGTATTTTGTGCAGATAATCATCCCAATGTCAGGTTTCGGCGAGCGCTTCCGTCGTGCCGGTTACGCAGTGCCCAAGCCCCTTATTGAAATAGACGGCAAACCGATCATTGGGCATGTCATTGACATGTTTCCGGGTGAAACGGATTTTATTTTTATTTGCAATCAGGACCACCTGGACAACCCTGATTACCGCATGGCCTCCATCCTGCGACATTACTGCCCTACCGGTCAGATTATTGGCATTCCGGCTCATAAGCTTGGTCCGATTCATGCCGTACGTCAGGTAGAGCACCTGATAAAACCCGACAGTCCGGTGATCGTTAACTATTGCGATTTTACCTGCTACTGGGATTGGCAACATTTCAAGCAGTTCGTGAAGACGACGGCATGTGCTGGTGCGATACCGGCCTACAAAGGTTTTCACCCGCACACCCTAGGCAGTACCAACTATGCGTATATCCGCGAAGCGCAGGGCTGGGTGCAGGACATTCAAGAGAAGCAACCCTACACCGACAATCGCATGGAGGAGTTCGCATCCAGCGGGACTTACTATTTCGACTCGGGCAAGACCATGAGCGAAGCGTTCCGCAAAACGATGGACCAGCAACTCAACGTCGGTGGCGAGTACTACGTCAGCCTGGCTTACAAGCCTCTGCTGGCGGAAAAACAACCCGTCGCGGTATACCCCCTCCAGCACTTCATGCAGTGGGGTACACCGGACGATGTCCGTGAATACAACGGCTGGTCGGCAGCGTTTGAAACGATGAACCGCCAACCGAAACGTTCGCAGACCTCCCCGACAGGCGCTCTTGTGATCCCGATGGCGGGAATGGGGCAACGATTTGCAAACGAGGGTTATGCACTGACCAAACCGCTGATCCCGGTGTCAGGCAAACCCATGGTTACCCAGGCCACTGAGGACTTGCCCAAAGCCGAGCACCATGCCTTCGTTCTTCGCCAGGACATGCCCGGTTACGCCGAGATCGCCAAAGAGCTCGAGCGTGTATTCGCTGGCACTGTGATTGAAACAATCCCGCAAGTAACGGAAGGCCAAGCCTGCACAGCGCTGCTCGGGCTGGAGGCTCTGGAGCGTGCTGTCGCGGATGTTCAAGGCCCTATCACCTTTGGCGCCTGTGACAATGGTGTCCTTTATGATGAGCAGGCATTTCAGGCCCTGATCGACAATCCGGATGTCGATGTCATTGTGTGGGGCGCGAGGGGGCATGCAAATGCCGTCCGCCATCCGCAAATGTTTGGCTGGATTGATGCCGAGAACGGTCGGATTCGTCAAATCTCCGTGAAGACACCGCTGCAATCCCCGGCGACAGATCCGATCGTCCTGGGAACCTTTACATTCCGCCGCGCGGAAGACTTCCGCCAAGTGGTTTCGCGACTGGTTCAGCGTGATGGTCGTATCAATGGCGAGTTCTACATTGACTCGACAATTAATGATGCCATCGAA from Pseudomonas sp. GGS8 harbors:
- a CDS encoding sugar phosphate nucleotidyltransferase, which encodes MQIIIPMSGFGERFRRAGYAVPKPLIEIDGKPIIGHVIDMFPGETDFIFICNQDHLDNPDYRMASILRHYCPTGQIIGIPAHKLGPIHAVRQVEHLIKPDSPVIVNYCDFTCYWDWQHFKQFVKTTACAGAIPAYKGFHPHTLGSTNYAYIREAQGWVQDIQEKQPYTDNRMEEFASSGTYYFDSGKTMSEAFRKTMDQQLNVGGEYYVSLAYKPLLAEKQPVAVYPLQHFMQWGTPDDVREYNGWSAAFETMNRQPKRSQTSPTGALVIPMAGMGQRFANEGYALTKPLIPVSGKPMVTQATEDLPKAEHHAFVLRQDMPGYAEIAKELERVFAGTVIETIPQVTEGQACTALLGLEALERAVADVQGPITFGACDNGVLYDEQAFQALIDNPDVDVIVWGARGHANAVRHPQMFGWIDAENGRIRQISVKTPLQSPATDPIVLGTFTFRRAEDFRQVVSRLVQRDGRINGEFYIDSTINDAIESGLHCELFEVDSFLSWGTPNDLRTFEYWQSCFHKWAGHPYRLQNDGRIPRDAVAELESRYQATVPALPGTAA